A window of the Brassica oleracea var. oleracea cultivar TO1000 chromosome C1, BOL, whole genome shotgun sequence genome harbors these coding sequences:
- the LOC106337798 gene encoding mitochondrial pyruvate carrier 4-like, which yields MATLKLQALWNHPAGPKTIHFWAPTFKWGISIANIADFAKPTDKISYPQQLAVTCTGVIWSRYSMVITPKNWNLFSVNVAMAGTGIYQLSRKIKNDFASEPEPVVAKE from the exons ATGGCGACTTTGAAGCTTCAAGCTCTCTGGAATCACCCTGCCGGTCCTAAAACCA TTCATTTTTGGGCGCCAACGTTCAAGTGGGGAATCAGCATAGCCAACATTGCAGACTTTGCCAAACCTACTGACAAAATCTCTTACCCGCAACAGCTTG CTGTTACATGCACTGGAGTTATCTGGTCTCGCTACAGCATGGTTATCACTCCT AAAAACTGGAACCTCTTTAGCGTTAATGTTGCTATGGCCGGGACTGGCATTTACCAGCTTTCTCGTAAAATCAA AAACGATTTTGCATCTGAACCCGAGCCTGTTGTTGCCAAAGAATGA
- the LOC106337715 gene encoding mitochondrial pyruvate carrier 4-like has product MATSKLQALWNHPAGPKTIHFWAPTFKWGISIANIADFAKPTDKISYPQQLVVTCSGVIWFRYGMVITPKNWNLSSVNLAMAGTGICQLARKIKNDFASEVEPVVAKE; this is encoded by the exons ATGGCGACTTCGAAGCTTCAAGCTCTCTGGAATCACCCTGCCGGTCCTAAAACCA TTCATTTTTGGGCGCCCACGTTCAAGTGGGGTATAAGCATAGCTAACATTGCAGACTTTGCCAAACCTACTGACAAAATTTCTTACCCTCAACAGCTTG TTGTTACATGCTCTGGAGTTATCTGGTTTCGCTACGGCATGGTTATCACTCCA AAAAACTGGAACCTCTCTAGCGTTAATCTTGCTATGGCCGGGACTGGCATTTGCCAGCTTGCTCGTAAAATCAA AAACGATTTTGCATCTGAAGTGGAGCCTGTTGTTGCCAAAGAATGA
- the LOC106337634 gene encoding uncharacterized protein LOC106337634 produces the protein MEGVGARLGRSSTRYGGPATVFTGPVRKWKKKWVHVSPSSKKHTSSVVNGGSASDGSHLLFFKWAPLSQGGSGNEDGKSESNSPSEEPVTATEAEEEPPRRRFKYVPIAVLEEQKKEATETEEDDKVEEDEASAVEPSEKKIEEKPDMNDVPMEDNQEEDKIVRQDLNESTADVDADSENNPKGGEPVYES, from the exons ATGGAAGGAGTAGGAGCTCGGTTAGGTAGGTCCTCGACTCGTTACGGAGGACCGGCAACGGTATTCACGGGTCCGGTTAGGAAGTGGAAGAAGAAGTGGGTTCACGTCTCTCCCTCCTCCAAGAAACATACCTCCTCCGTCGTTAACGGTGGGTCCGCTTCCGATGGATCGCACTTGTTGTTCTTCAAGTGGGCTCCATTGTCTCAGGGCGGCAGCGGGAACGAAGATGGCAAAAGCGAGAGTAATTCTCCCAGCGAAGAGCCTGTGACGGCGACGGAGGCAGAAGAAGAGCCTCCGCGCCGCAGATTCAAATACGTGCCG ATCGCAGTGCTTGAGGAGCAGAAGAAGGAAGCTACAGAGACTGAGGAAGACGACAAGGTTGAAGAGGATGAGGCAAGTGCAGTGGAGCCAAGCGAGAAGAAGATTGAGGAAAAACCAGACATGAATGATGTTCCCATGGAAGATAATCAG GAGGAAGATAAAATAGTGCGACAAGATCTCAACGAAAGCACTGCCGATGTAGATGCGGATTCTGAAAACAATCCGAAAGGGGGCGAGCCAGTATATGAGTCATAA